Genomic segment of Ruegeria sp. TM1040:
TACAACGTGATGACACCATTATGCTCTGCGGTGGGATTGAGGTGCAAAAAGCCACCACCAAGCGGGTGCTCTCTTGGCTGCGTCGCGAGGCGCGCAAGGGTCTGACCATCGCGGGCTTGTGTACGGCCTCTTATACCCTGGCCAAGGCGGGTTTGCTGGATGGCAAGCGCGCGACCATTCACTGGGAAAATTCCGACAGTTTTGCCGAAGAGTTCGAAGATGTGGATCTGACCAAATCGGTCTTTGTGATCGATGGCAATCGTCTGTCGACCGCGGGGGGCACCTCGTCGATCGACCTCATGCTCAAGATCATTGCCGACGACCATGGCGAGGAGCTTGCCAATATGGTGGCGGATCAGCTGATCTATTCGTCGATCCGCACCGATCAGGACACCCAGCGCCTGTCGATTCCGACCCGCATCGGCGTGCGCCATCCCAAACTCTCGATGGTGATCCAGATGATGGAGAAGAACATCGAAGAGCCGATCAGCCCGTCGATCCTCGCAGAAGACGTGGGCATGTCGACGCGTCAGCTTGAGCGGTTGTTCCGCCGATACCTCAACCGCAGCCCCAAGCGGTACTACATGGAGCTGCGCCTGCAAAAGGCTCGCAACCTCCTGATGCAGACAGATATGAGCGTCATCAATGTGGCGCTGGCCTGTGGCTTTGCATCGCCGTCGCATTTCTCCAAATGCTACCGCGCTCATTACGACACCACGCCCTATCGAGAGCGTGGCAGCAAGGGCGTACGCCACATCACCTGAGTTTGCTCAGTTCGGGGTGATCCGAAAGAGGGCGCCCTCGTATTCCGAGGCAAACCAGATGCTGCCATCGGGGGCTTCGCGGATATCGCGCACCCTTGCGGTTTCGGGCGATTTCATCTGCTCGACCTCCTGCAGGGGTGCCCCCGAGAGCCTTGAGATGTAATCAAATTTCAGGGATCCCACAAAGATGTCTCCGCGCCAGTTGGGCCAGAGCTTGCCCGAGTAGATCATCATACCCGAGGGCGCGATGGAGGGATCCCAATACCACTCCGGCTGTTGCAGCCCCGGCTTTTCGGTGCCCTCGCCGATCTTCA
This window contains:
- a CDS encoding GlxA family transcriptional regulator; the protein is MQTKPEAIPELTSGGKHRRFTFVLLDQFTLLCFSAAMESLRIANRMAGRDLYSWTLVGEGGETVTCSAGTVFQVDSDLTELQRDDTIMLCGGIEVQKATTKRVLSWLRREARKGLTIAGLCTASYTLAKAGLLDGKRATIHWENSDSFAEEFEDVDLTKSVFVIDGNRLSTAGGTSSIDLMLKIIADDHGEELANMVADQLIYSSIRTDQDTQRLSIPTRIGVRHPKLSMVIQMMEKNIEEPISPSILAEDVGMSTRQLERLFRRYLNRSPKRYYMELRLQKARNLLMQTDMSVINVALACGFASPSHFSKCYRAHYDTTPYRERGSKGVRHIT